Genomic DNA from Theobroma cacao cultivar B97-61/B2 chromosome 3, Criollo_cocoa_genome_V2, whole genome shotgun sequence:
CAACTATTCAAACTTAAATTCTAAACCCAGTACAATATAGCAAAGTACATGACAATATAAGTTtcccttattttttttgttgtagaGCCCTGATGGAGTAACTGTGGTATCTGCTGAGGCTGATGAGACTCTTCGCTTTTGGGACGTTTTTGGACCCCCTACTGCTGGAAGTTTATCGTTTACAGATCTTCAAGGTCTTTTGTCTTTGAGGACGACTCTAATAAGATAATAGCATGTGGAGCAATCCTTCACAACATGAGAGTATCCTTCTCTGTAATTTATTCGGTTATTGTATAGATATTCAGAGGATGCTTACCaatttttttcctctcaaaCTCACTGGATATATTGGGTTGTAACTTTTACTGCTCTTACGAAGGAAATTAGTTCATGCAAGTATGCAACAGAGAATATTGATGAAAACAATATATCATTTGCCCATTTTATCCATTGTGCAGAAGATTTGCTTAAAATCACTTCATTTTCTGAAAGTGACAGGACTTTACTGATACACCACTTCATTTCTACATCTGACAGCTGAATATTCACGTATCAAAATTCAGCTGTCCAGGTATGGATAAAAACAAAACtgaaaagaacaaaaggatCTCTCTTTGACGTGCAAAATAAACCTCTATCTCACTTCCAAAGATACAATGAAGATATAATCACATCATGGTATATTAATCTAAATCTATTCAGCCTCGGAATCATCAGTGTCACTATCTAAGTACATCTCTACAGCTTCATCGTCAGTCTGTttctcctcttcttcttttttcctccTCTCTTCTTCCATTTCTCTCTCTGCAGCTAGGGCCTTTGCTTTTTCAAGTCTAGCACTAACTGCTTCCCAAGATATAAGCTTCTCCATGAACATTGAAATGTAATCCGGTCGTCGGTTCTAGCAGAAGAATAAATATTACAAAGTTTTTAGACTCACTTGACAACATTTCGTTAGAAACAATAAACAACCTCATAATCACAcaaagaaaagcaaattaCAACCCATGAAACTTACCTGGAAGTCAAGGTAATAAGCATGCTGTTGACACAAGGCAAATCCCACCAATGGAATTAGTATTGGTTGATAAGAATAATTCTTAAAAGGAAGAATTTGGGAATAATTCAAACACACCAACAAGCAAAAACAGTTAAAACATTGATTACCTCCCAGACATCAATAGTGAGTAGTGGCTGCAGAAAATCAACAGATGATATATATTAGATGTATAGAACTAACAAATATTATAGTGTGAGTAGATTGCTTTCTACTATCGCAAAAATCAAATTGTACATTACACTTGAAACATGAATTACAAGTGTGCAGCGAGGAATGTACTCACGAAGTAGTCCCAAACAAGGGGATTCACGGCATTTGGACTTTTTACAACTACAAGCTTTTTGTCCTTCTCTGATGGCCAAGGATTTACCGCATTTTCCACATCAAGCCTATTGGCCTTGTCTGGATAGAAAAGATAGACACATTACGGTCCAAATTTTGCTAAGAACTTGAGATATTAACGGGAATTAAGTAAAGATGCCATGCTGCGGGAATTAAGTAAAGATGCCATGCTGAGTGGTACCCACATGCAAGCCATGCCCAGCCAGAACCAAATTGAGCAGCTGCAGCAGACTTGAACTCTTGGATAAATTGTTCGAAAGACCCAAAATCTCTTTCAATTAGATCTAGAAGATCTCCAGATGGTTTTCCTCCACCACCTGGTTTCATTGATTCCCAGAAGAAGTCATGGTTCCAGGCCTGCAAACAgatcataaaatttaaaaggcaAATATAATATGCGATTTTAGATTTACTAATGTGTGTGACATACCTGTGCAGCATTGTTAAAGGCAGGGAGTATATCACCGTTGTTGTATGAAACAATTATAATGTCTTCTAAGGGCAACCCTTCTAGCTCTGTTCCTGCAATTTGCTTGTTTAGGTTCTCCACATAGGTTCTATGGTGCTTTCCCCAATGATACTCCAGGGTTTGTCGGCTCATATGTGGTT
This window encodes:
- the LOC18605241 gene encoding superoxide dismutase [Fe], chloroplastic isoform X1, whose product is MSHICRLPCPRFQKIPTNLLEEWRQLLPWLLHLRSRYFPPKRRFWRKVATNLITAKFELKPPPYTLNALEPHMSRQTLEYHWGKHHRTYVENLNKQIAGTELEGLPLEDIIIVSYNNGDILPAFNNAAQAWNHDFFWESMKPGGGGKPSGDLLDLIERDFGSFEQFIQEFKSAAAAQFGSGWAWLAYKANRLDVENAVNPWPSEKDKKLVVVKSPNAVNPLVWDYFPLLTIDVWEHAYYLDFQNRRPDYISMFMEKLISWEAVSARLEKAKALAAEREMEEERRKKEEEEKQTDDEAVEMYLDSDTDDSEAE
- the LOC18605241 gene encoding superoxide dismutase [Fe], chloroplastic isoform X4, translated to MAAAASMATSLTFPLLPSQGCSYFIIRRFWRKVATNLITAKFELKPPPYTLNALEPHMSRQTLEYHWGKHHRTYVENLNKQIAGTELEGLPLEDIIIVSYNNGDILPAFNNAAQAWNHDFFWESMKPGGGGKPSGDLLDLIERDFGSFEQFIQEFKSAAAAQFGSGWAWLAYKANRLDVENAVNPWPSEKDKKLVVVKSPNAVNPLVWDYFPLLTIDVWEHAYYLDFQNRRPDYISMFMEKLISWEAVSARLEKAKALAAEREMEEERRKKEEEEKQTDDEAVEMYLDSDTDDSEAE
- the LOC18605241 gene encoding superoxide dismutase [Fe], chloroplastic isoform X2; the protein is MAAAASMATSLTFPLLPSQAGLRGPFTSSLPCTIPQRRFWRKVATNLITAKFELKPPPYTLNALEPHMSRQTLEYHWGKHHRTYVENLNKQIAGTELEGLPLEDIIIVSYNNGDILPAFNNAAQAWNHDFFWESMKPGGGGKPSGDLLDLIERDFGSFEQFIQEFKSAAAAQFGSGWAWLAYKANRLDVENAVNPWPSEKDKKLVVVKSPNAVNPLVWDYFPLLTIDVWEHAYYLDFQNRRPDYISMFMEKLISWEAVSARLEKAKALAAEREMEEERRKKEEEEKQTDDEAVEMYLDSDTDDSEAE
- the LOC18605241 gene encoding superoxide dismutase [Fe], chloroplastic isoform X3, which codes for MAAAASMATSLTFPLLPSQGLRGPFTSSLPCTIPQRRFWRKVATNLITAKFELKPPPYTLNALEPHMSRQTLEYHWGKHHRTYVENLNKQIAGTELEGLPLEDIIIVSYNNGDILPAFNNAAQAWNHDFFWESMKPGGGGKPSGDLLDLIERDFGSFEQFIQEFKSAAAAQFGSGWAWLAYKANRLDVENAVNPWPSEKDKKLVVVKSPNAVNPLVWDYFPLLTIDVWEHAYYLDFQNRRPDYISMFMEKLISWEAVSARLEKAKALAAEREMEEERRKKEEEEKQTDDEAVEMYLDSDTDDSEAE